Proteins encoded together in one Schumannella luteola window:
- a CDS encoding TetR/AcrR family transcriptional regulator yields the protein MTPAPPETRQGGRVRSEAARLAILEATASEFAARGYEHLTIEGIAAAAGVGKQTIYRWWRSKGDLVAEAVLEDRLLGERFHIPDTGDLRSDLESWLGAVFDMLAGPQGEGLLRSLIAAAADNADIGLRLRERIAGEGVAGGADDAASAESAEPSVTDRLRSAVTAGELPTRAPVAEIAELLVGAVILRALSRTGGDREAVARLVAAVVD from the coding sequence GTGACTCCCGCGCCGCCCGAGACCCGACAGGGTGGTCGCGTGCGCAGCGAGGCCGCGCGCCTCGCGATCCTCGAGGCGACCGCGAGCGAGTTCGCCGCGCGGGGTTACGAGCACCTCACGATCGAGGGGATCGCGGCCGCTGCCGGCGTCGGCAAGCAGACGATCTACCGGTGGTGGCGCTCGAAGGGCGATCTCGTCGCCGAGGCCGTGCTCGAAGACCGGCTGCTGGGCGAGCGCTTCCACATCCCCGACACCGGCGACCTGCGATCAGATCTCGAGAGCTGGCTGGGCGCGGTCTTCGACATGCTCGCCGGTCCGCAGGGCGAAGGACTCCTGCGCTCGCTGATCGCCGCCGCGGCCGACAACGCCGACATCGGCCTGCGGCTGCGCGAGCGCATCGCGGGGGAGGGTGTCGCCGGTGGGGCGGATGACGCCGCAAGCGCCGAGAGCGCCGAGCCGTCGGTGACGGATCGACTGCGCTCGGCCGTCACGGCAGGAGAACTGCCGACGAGGGCCCCGGTTGCCGAGATCGCCGAGCTGCTCGTCGGGGCGGTCATCCTCCGCGCGCTGAGCCGCACGGGTGGAGACCGCGAGGCGGTCGCGCGACTCGTCGCGGCGGTCGTCGACTGA
- a CDS encoding FUSC family protein, protein MGGERVLLAAKTAGAAALAWLLGHQLPGALGDYAYYAPFGAVIAMTPTLVSSARSTLHTVAGTAVGIGLAWLLFLLHAPGWLAVPIAAAVGVIVAGLFTPGPARDYVPVAALFVLTVGGADAGDYSMGYLLQVALGMGIAVIVTLLIPPPVGLTDAADSARRLRAEVAAVLRDVATTVEEPDADEPAATAAIPRLRRALASAEESLDQAQESRRGNARAWRQREAIAAETRQHGALRRIVRRAEELIDLLAPAQSDDESLRDLPDGARAESAAAIRLTADAVEQWPEAGPDAELAHGRIDEQLERMRAALEPGDRGAQVGGAVATLLGRIAVGATRPAD, encoded by the coding sequence GTGGGCGGCGAGCGCGTGCTGCTCGCCGCCAAGACCGCAGGGGCGGCCGCGCTCGCGTGGCTGCTCGGGCACCAGTTGCCGGGAGCGCTCGGCGACTATGCGTATTACGCGCCTTTCGGCGCCGTCATCGCGATGACGCCGACGCTCGTCAGCTCGGCGCGGTCGACCTTGCACACCGTCGCCGGAACAGCGGTCGGAATCGGCCTCGCCTGGTTGCTCTTCCTGCTGCACGCCCCGGGCTGGTTGGCCGTGCCGATCGCCGCAGCCGTCGGAGTGATCGTCGCCGGTCTGTTCACGCCCGGTCCCGCGCGCGACTACGTGCCGGTCGCGGCGCTCTTCGTGCTGACGGTCGGCGGCGCGGACGCGGGCGACTACTCGATGGGCTACCTGCTGCAGGTCGCGCTGGGCATGGGCATCGCCGTGATCGTGACCCTGCTCATCCCGCCGCCGGTCGGGCTCACCGATGCCGCTGACTCGGCTCGGCGCCTGCGCGCCGAGGTCGCCGCCGTTCTCAGAGACGTCGCGACGACCGTCGAGGAGCCCGACGCCGACGAACCGGCAGCGACCGCCGCGATCCCCCGGCTGAGACGTGCGCTCGCGAGCGCCGAGGAGTCGCTCGATCAGGCGCAGGAGAGCCGCCGCGGCAACGCGCGCGCGTGGCGTCAGCGCGAGGCGATCGCCGCGGAGACCCGCCAGCACGGTGCGCTGCGCCGCATCGTCCGTCGCGCCGAGGAGCTCATCGACCTCCTCGCGCCGGCTCAGTCCGACGACGAGAGCCTGCGCGACCTCCCCGACGGCGCTCGCGCGGAGTCGGCGGCCGCCATCCGGCTCACCGCCGACGCGGTCGAGCAGTGGCCGGAGGCCGGCCCCGACGCCGAGCTCGCCCACGGCCGCATCGACGAGCAGCTCGAGCGGATGCGCGCTGCGCTGGAGCCCGGCGATCGCGGCGCCCAGGTCGGCGGGGCCGTGGCGACCCTGCTCGGGCGGATCGCGGTCGGCGCGACCCGACCGGCGGACTGA
- a CDS encoding CsbD family protein, translated as MSLGDKAKHAAEEAKGHVKEGVGDATDDKKLQAEGKAEQASANVKQAGDDIKDATKH; from the coding sequence ATGAGCCTCGGAGACAAGGCGAAGCACGCCGCCGAAGAAGCCAAGGGCCACGTCAAGGAGGGCGTCGGCGACGCCACCGACGACAAGAAGCTGCAGGCCGAGGGCAAGGCCGAGCAGGCGTCGGCCAACGTGAAGCAGGCCGGCGACGACATCAAGGACGCCACGAAGCACTGA
- a CDS encoding DUF3253 domain-containing protein, with product MPVGADPDARWCSGACRRAKLTALDRELESRLRERLAALSASATLCPSEIARQVGPADSWRELMEHRVTWTHPGHNLARPAVRISDHVSSTGLIIRDFRPRS from the coding sequence ATGCCGGTCGGCGCGGACCCTGACGCGCGCTGGTGCTCGGGTGCGTGCCGACGCGCGAAGCTGACCGCGCTCGACCGGGAGCTCGAGTCCCGGTTGCGCGAGCGCCTCGCCGCGCTGTCAGCGTCCGCGACGCTGTGTCCGTCGGAGATCGCCCGCCAGGTCGGCCCCGCCGACAGCTGGCGTGAGTTGATGGAGCATCGAGTGACTTGGACGCATCCTGGACACAATTTAGCGAGACCCGCGGTGCGGATCAGTGATCACGTAAGCTCGACTGGACTGATAATCCGGGATTTTCGCCCTCGATCATGA
- a CDS encoding alcohol dehydrogenase catalytic domain-containing protein yields MRALTWQSDRQLSVETVDDPRIVEPTDAIVRITSTAICGSDLHLYDVLGPFLDKGDVLGHEPMGVVEEVGASVTRIKPGDRVVVPFVIACGECFMCRHGRSSQCETTQQRDTDSGAALYGYTRLYGSIPGGQAEALRVHRADFNLIKVGGDLPDERYLFLSDILPTAWQGVQYADVPEGGTLAVVGLGPVGQLAVRIGRHLGYRVLGVDPVPERRAMAEKHGAEVYDGEGEVAAELRKVTNGRGPDAVLDAVGMEAHGNPIASLLQNASTVLPAPVGRVVAQTAGVDRLAALELAIDAVQRGGTVSLSGVYAGAKDPLPMVRMFDKGLTLRMGQCNVHRWRDELLPLVERDDDPLGIDDLVTHEASLEEGPEMYEVFKQKVDGCVKVVLHP; encoded by the coding sequence ATGAGAGCCCTCACCTGGCAGAGCGACCGACAGCTCAGCGTCGAGACCGTCGACGACCCGCGCATCGTCGAGCCGACCGATGCGATCGTGCGCATCACCTCGACCGCGATCTGCGGCAGCGACCTGCACCTCTACGACGTGCTCGGCCCCTTCCTCGACAAGGGGGATGTGCTGGGCCACGAGCCGATGGGCGTCGTCGAGGAAGTCGGCGCGTCCGTCACGCGCATCAAACCCGGCGACCGTGTCGTCGTGCCCTTCGTGATCGCCTGCGGCGAGTGCTTCATGTGCCGTCACGGCCGCAGTTCGCAGTGCGAGACCACACAGCAGCGCGACACCGACTCCGGCGCCGCGCTCTACGGTTACACCCGCCTCTACGGCTCGATCCCCGGCGGCCAGGCCGAAGCACTGCGCGTGCACCGCGCCGACTTCAACCTGATCAAGGTCGGCGGCGATCTGCCGGATGAGCGCTACCTCTTCCTCAGCGACATCCTGCCCACCGCCTGGCAGGGGGTGCAGTACGCGGATGTGCCCGAGGGCGGCACGCTCGCCGTCGTCGGGCTCGGCCCGGTCGGCCAGCTGGCGGTGCGGATCGGCCGGCACCTGGGCTACCGCGTGCTCGGCGTCGACCCGGTGCCCGAGCGCCGCGCGATGGCCGAGAAGCACGGCGCCGAGGTCTACGACGGGGAGGGCGAGGTCGCCGCCGAGCTGCGCAAGGTCACGAACGGGCGCGGGCCGGACGCGGTGCTCGACGCCGTCGGCATGGAGGCGCACGGCAACCCGATCGCCTCTCTGCTGCAGAACGCCTCGACCGTGCTGCCGGCGCCGGTCGGCCGCGTGGTGGCGCAGACCGCGGGCGTCGACCGCCTCGCCGCTCTCGAGCTCGCGATCGACGCGGTTCAGCGCGGCGGCACCGTCTCGCTCAGCGGCGTCTACGCCGGAGCGAAGGATCCGCTGCCGATGGTGCGCATGTTCGACAAGGGGCTCACGCTGCGCATGGGGCAGTGCAACGTGCACCGCTGGCGCGACGAGCTCCTCCCGCTCGTCGAGCGCGACGACGACCCGCTCGGCATCGACGACCTCGTCACCCACGAGGCCTCGCTCGAGGAGGGTCCGGAGATGTACGAGGTGTTCAAGCAGAAGGTCGACGGCTGCGTGAAGGTGGTGCTGCACCCCTGA
- a CDS encoding MMPL family transporter produces MAELLYRLGVFSARRAKTVILAWIVIVAIVGGGFALGFRGLSSSFDIPGTRSGAVLDQLQKKLPDFSGASGSVVFATEDGSALTDEQQKQISARIADADGLPDVNSVVDPFATEAQRADRRKQVDDGSAQLDAARTQLEQGQAQLDAAKAQLTAAGLPTTALDAKQKELDDGAAELTAQQKQLDDGARLLELADGIRQVASDGSAAVATVSFTLPRLELPESAKQAVVEHFDAKKIDGVTVSYSTEISQGVPQILGVGEAIGVVIAAIVLIVMLGSLLAASFPIVTAIAGVAIASLGTLAFSGVVQMASVTPVLGVMLGLAVGIDYALFIINRHRRQLLEGAEVRESIGLANGTAGNAVVFAGSTVVVALLALNITGIPFLGLMGTAGAIAVVIAVLIAISLTPALLGLAGTRVLGRRGRRQLAASNERRRADAGVKPMSTLRAVLTAVLAVAALLVIAIPSFSMRLGLPDGGSEPAGSAARVAFDTQAKQFGAGSNSALLVTADLPADQDDSEQLDSQLQIAEALAKVDDVAAVAPIAVSDDGRLGAFQVLPDHGPNAVSTEKLVRELRGLDPIGTGDLGVAGQAASNIDISESLGSVLPIYLVVVIGLSLIIMIGVFRSLLVPIIATGGFVLSLLANYGAIVAVFQWGWLSDLFHVTPGPILSFLPVILVGILFGLAMDYQLFLSSGMREAYVHGSPARLAVAQGFRAGRSVVIAAGIIMVAVFSGFIGSESTIIRSLGFGLAFGVLLDAFVVRLLLMPALMHLLGRAAWWFPRWLDRIVPDVDVEGAALERRHHVEADGAPTTHAVG; encoded by the coding sequence TTGGCCGAACTGCTCTACCGGCTGGGCGTGTTCAGCGCCCGCCGCGCGAAGACCGTGATCCTGGCCTGGATCGTCATCGTCGCGATCGTCGGCGGCGGCTTCGCCCTCGGCTTCCGAGGGCTCAGCTCGAGCTTCGACATCCCGGGCACGCGCTCCGGCGCCGTGCTCGACCAGCTGCAGAAGAAGCTGCCCGACTTCAGCGGCGCCTCCGGCTCGGTGGTATTCGCCACCGAAGACGGCTCGGCGCTCACGGACGAGCAGCAGAAGCAGATCTCCGCGCGCATCGCCGACGCCGACGGACTCCCCGACGTCAACTCGGTCGTCGACCCCTTCGCGACCGAAGCCCAGCGCGCCGACCGCCGAAAGCAGGTCGACGATGGGTCGGCGCAGCTGGATGCGGCGCGCACCCAGCTCGAGCAGGGCCAGGCCCAGCTCGACGCCGCGAAGGCGCAGCTCACCGCGGCCGGACTGCCCACGACGGCGCTCGACGCGAAGCAGAAGGAGCTCGACGACGGCGCGGCCGAGCTGACGGCGCAGCAGAAGCAGCTCGACGACGGCGCCCGCCTGCTCGAACTGGCCGACGGCATCCGCCAGGTCGCATCCGACGGGTCGGCCGCCGTCGCCACCGTCTCGTTCACCCTGCCCCGACTCGAACTGCCCGAGAGCGCCAAGCAGGCCGTGGTGGAGCACTTCGACGCGAAGAAGATCGACGGCGTCACCGTCTCGTACTCGACCGAGATCTCTCAGGGCGTTCCGCAGATCCTCGGCGTCGGCGAGGCGATCGGCGTCGTCATCGCGGCGATCGTGCTCATCGTGATGCTCGGTTCCCTCCTGGCGGCGAGCTTCCCGATCGTGACGGCGATCGCCGGGGTCGCCATCGCGTCCCTCGGCACCCTCGCCTTCTCGGGCGTGGTGCAGATGGCCTCGGTCACCCCCGTGTTGGGCGTCATGCTCGGCCTCGCCGTCGGCATCGACTACGCGCTGTTCATCATCAACCGGCACCGGCGGCAGCTGCTCGAGGGCGCCGAGGTGCGCGAGTCGATCGGACTCGCGAACGGCACCGCCGGCAACGCGGTCGTCTTCGCCGGCTCGACCGTCGTCGTCGCGCTGCTCGCCCTGAACATCACGGGCATCCCGTTCCTCGGCCTGATGGGCACCGCCGGCGCGATCGCCGTGGTCATCGCGGTGCTCATCGCGATCTCTCTCACCCCCGCGCTGCTCGGTCTCGCCGGAACCCGCGTGCTCGGCCGACGCGGCCGCCGCCAGCTCGCCGCCTCGAACGAGCGTCGTCGCGCCGATGCCGGCGTGAAGCCGATGTCGACCCTGCGCGCGGTGCTGACCGCGGTGCTGGCCGTCGCCGCGCTGCTCGTGATCGCCATCCCCTCGTTCTCGATGCGCCTCGGACTGCCCGATGGCGGATCGGAGCCCGCCGGCTCCGCCGCGCGCGTCGCCTTCGACACGCAGGCGAAGCAGTTCGGCGCCGGGTCGAACAGCGCCCTGCTGGTGACCGCCGACCTGCCCGCCGACCAGGACGACAGCGAGCAGCTCGACTCGCAGCTGCAGATCGCCGAGGCGCTCGCGAAGGTCGACGACGTCGCGGCGGTCGCGCCGATCGCCGTCTCCGACGATGGCCGACTCGGCGCCTTCCAGGTGCTGCCCGATCACGGGCCGAATGCCGTCTCGACCGAGAAGCTCGTGCGCGAGCTGCGCGGTCTCGATCCGATCGGCACCGGCGACCTCGGGGTGGCCGGGCAGGCCGCGAGCAACATCGACATCTCCGAGAGCCTCGGATCGGTGCTGCCGATCTACCTCGTCGTGGTGATCGGCCTGTCGCTGATCATCATGATCGGCGTCTTCCGCTCGCTGCTCGTGCCGATCATCGCCACCGGCGGCTTCGTGCTGTCGCTGCTCGCGAACTACGGCGCGATCGTCGCCGTGTTCCAGTGGGGCTGGCTGAGCGACCTGTTCCACGTGACGCCCGGCCCGATCCTCAGCTTCCTGCCGGTGATCCTGGTCGGCATCCTCTTCGGCCTGGCGATGGACTACCAGCTCTTCCTGTCATCGGGGATGCGCGAGGCCTACGTGCACGGCAGCCCGGCCCGGCTCGCGGTCGCCCAGGGCTTCCGCGCCGGCCGCAGCGTCGTGATCGCGGCCGGCATCATCATGGTCGCCGTGTTCTCGGGCTTCATCGGCTCGGAGTCGACCATCATCCGCTCGCTCGGCTTCGGCCTCGCCTTCGGCGTGCTGCTCGATGCCTTCGTCGTGCGCCTGCTGCTCATGCCCGCGCTGATGCACCTGCTCGGCCGGGCGGCGTGGTGGTTCCCGCGCTGGCTCGACCGGATCGTGCCCGACGTCGACGTGGAGGGCGCGGCCCTCGAGCGGCGGCACCACGTGGAGGCCGACGGGGCGCCGACCACGCACGCCGTCGGCTGA
- a CDS encoding LLM class F420-dependent oxidoreductase, whose amino-acid sequence MTNWGYTLMTEQSGPRELVRYAQAAEQVGFDFEVSSDHYSPWLTEQGHAPYAWTVLGAVAQATERVELMTYVTCPTVRYHPAVVAQKSATLQLLAEGRFTLGLGSGENLNEHVVGEGWPAVDARHDMLEEALEIIHELHSGDLVTYDGQYFRVDSARIWDLPDEGVPIAVAVSGKKSVDAVADLADHLIQVQPDADVVKAWKKGHGDPARVIGQIPICWGPDKQKAIEQAHAQFRWFGGGWAVNADLPTPAGFAAASQFVREEDVADAIACGPDLDELAESARPFLEAGFTDLAFVQVGDEGQQRFLDEAAGPLLEKLRSL is encoded by the coding sequence ATGACGAACTGGGGCTACACGCTGATGACCGAGCAGAGCGGGCCGCGCGAGCTCGTGCGCTACGCGCAGGCCGCCGAGCAGGTGGGGTTCGACTTCGAGGTGTCGAGCGACCACTACTCGCCGTGGCTCACCGAGCAGGGGCACGCGCCCTACGCCTGGACGGTGCTCGGCGCTGTCGCGCAGGCGACCGAGCGCGTCGAGCTGATGACCTACGTCACCTGCCCGACGGTGCGCTATCACCCCGCGGTCGTCGCCCAGAAGTCGGCGACGCTGCAGCTGCTCGCCGAGGGGCGCTTCACGCTGGGCCTCGGCTCCGGCGAGAACCTCAACGAGCACGTCGTCGGCGAGGGCTGGCCGGCGGTGGATGCGCGCCACGACATGCTCGAGGAGGCGCTCGAGATCATCCACGAGCTGCACTCCGGCGACCTCGTCACCTACGACGGGCAGTACTTCCGCGTCGACTCGGCGCGCATCTGGGACCTGCCCGACGAAGGTGTGCCGATCGCGGTGGCGGTGTCGGGGAAGAAGTCGGTGGATGCCGTCGCCGACCTGGCAGACCACCTCATCCAGGTGCAGCCGGATGCGGATGTCGTGAAGGCCTGGAAGAAGGGGCACGGCGATCCCGCCCGCGTGATCGGGCAGATCCCGATCTGCTGGGGTCCGGACAAGCAGAAGGCGATCGAGCAGGCGCACGCGCAGTTCCGCTGGTTCGGCGGCGGCTGGGCGGTCAACGCCGACCTGCCGACGCCCGCCGGCTTCGCCGCCGCATCCCAGTTCGTGCGCGAGGAGGATGTCGCTGACGCCATCGCCTGCGGCCCCGACCTCGATGAGCTCGCCGAGAGCGCCCGCCCGTTCCTGGAGGCAGGGTTCACCGACCTCGCCTTCGTGCAGGTCGGCGACGAGGGGCAGCAGCGCTTCCTCGACGAAGCCGCGGGTCCACTGCTCGAGAAGCTGCGGAGCCTGTGA
- a CDS encoding NAD-dependent epimerase/dehydratase family protein, producing the protein MRIVITGASGNLGTAILRRLADDGHELIGVSRRAPEPVGPYSGVEWHEIDLATPDADGLLAPLLVGADALVHLAWKLQPQHDEAEMHATNVDGARRVFDAAAAARVGQLVVVSSVGAYSPGSKTHPAGEDWPTGGIPTSSYSRHKCAVERQLDLVERDHPALRVARVRPALVFQRDAASEIGRLFLGSIPPKLVGQLRSPIVPLPSALTLQVIHADDLADGIARIVQKRVTGAFNLAGDPGIRPRGLARLLGGRWLPVPARALRALVDASWRARIQPTEAGWLDLALGVPLMSTRRARTELGWRPRVDSRDALRELLDGMRDEAGVPASASLQPASPSSSSFSSDRAAER; encoded by the coding sequence ATGCGCATCGTCATCACCGGAGCATCCGGCAACCTCGGCACCGCGATCCTCCGCCGCCTCGCGGACGACGGCCACGAGCTGATCGGCGTCTCGCGTCGGGCGCCCGAGCCCGTCGGCCCCTACAGCGGCGTCGAGTGGCACGAGATCGACCTGGCGACGCCCGACGCCGATGGTCTGCTCGCCCCGCTGCTGGTAGGGGCGGATGCGCTGGTGCACCTGGCCTGGAAGCTCCAGCCGCAGCACGACGAGGCGGAGATGCACGCGACCAACGTCGATGGCGCTCGTCGCGTGTTCGACGCGGCCGCGGCCGCGCGGGTCGGCCAGCTCGTCGTGGTCTCGTCGGTCGGCGCGTACTCGCCCGGTTCGAAGACGCATCCGGCCGGCGAGGACTGGCCGACCGGCGGCATCCCGACCTCGTCGTACTCGCGGCACAAGTGCGCGGTCGAACGCCAGCTCGACCTCGTCGAACGCGACCATCCCGCGCTGCGCGTCGCCCGGGTGCGCCCCGCGCTCGTCTTCCAGCGCGACGCCGCCTCCGAGATCGGCCGGCTGTTCCTGGGCTCGATCCCGCCGAAGCTCGTCGGCCAGCTGCGCTCGCCGATCGTGCCGCTGCCGTCGGCGCTCACGCTGCAGGTGATCCACGCGGATGATCTGGCCGACGGCATCGCGCGGATCGTCCAGAAGCGCGTGACGGGCGCCTTCAATCTCGCCGGCGACCCCGGCATCCGACCGCGCGGCCTCGCGCGCCTCCTCGGCGGACGCTGGCTGCCGGTACCGGCGCGAGCGCTGCGCGCCCTCGTCGACGCGAGCTGGCGGGCGCGCATCCAGCCGACCGAGGCGGGCTGGCTCGACCTCGCGCTCGGCGTGCCGCTGATGTCGACCCGGCGAGCGCGCACCGAGCTCGGCTGGCGGCCGCGCGTCGATTCCCGTGACGCCCTGCGGGAGCTGCTCGACGGGATGCGCGACGAGGCAGGGGTGCCCGCCTCGGCGTCGCTGCAGCCGGCATCGCCGTCGTCGTCGTCGTTCAGCTCGGACCGCGCCGCGGAGCGCTGA
- a CDS encoding ester cyclase — protein sequence MSESRDRNLTAQERLGEILAARDAQALTEVFHDDVVDHDPAPDQAPGSAGIVGFWTEMFTAFPDLEAAPQTLVADDESVTVALTISGTHTGEFQGHAPTGRRFSVRGIQVGRFDDGRLVERWGATDEAGMQQQLGLAG from the coding sequence ATGAGCGAATCACGCGACCGCAACCTCACAGCCCAGGAACGACTCGGCGAGATCCTCGCCGCACGCGATGCGCAAGCTCTCACCGAGGTCTTCCACGACGACGTCGTCGATCACGATCCCGCGCCCGACCAGGCGCCGGGATCCGCGGGCATCGTCGGCTTCTGGACCGAGATGTTCACCGCCTTCCCCGACCTCGAGGCCGCGCCGCAGACGCTTGTCGCCGACGACGAGTCGGTGACCGTCGCGCTCACCATCAGCGGCACCCACACCGGCGAATTCCAGGGCCACGCACCGACCGGACGCCGCTTCTCTGTGCGCGGCATCCAGGTCGGACGCTTCGACGACGGCCGACTCGTCGAGCGCTGGGGCGCCACTGACGAAGCGGGGATGCAGCAGCAGCTCGGGCTCGCCGGCTGA
- a CDS encoding biopolymer transporter Tol, translated as MTGQDHAASAKADGDESVGEKPRDGEHWLVIDGRRWRRTDPELADEVAAALRSHLGRARAAVRTAKKGGDEEALREARSRVGLAKTGLGERGPRWWEEPIAERRRRAAEALQSLADD; from the coding sequence ATGACCGGACAGGACCATGCCGCTAGCGCGAAGGCCGACGGCGACGAGTCGGTTGGCGAGAAGCCGCGCGACGGCGAGCACTGGCTCGTGATCGACGGGCGGCGCTGGCGCCGCACCGATCCCGAGCTCGCCGACGAGGTCGCGGCGGCGCTGCGGTCGCATCTCGGGCGGGCGCGGGCGGCCGTGCGCACGGCGAAGAAGGGCGGAGACGAGGAGGCGCTGCGCGAGGCGCGAAGTCGGGTGGGGCTCGCGAAGACCGGGCTCGGCGAGCGGGGGCCGCGCTGGTGGGAGGAGCCGATCGCCGAGCGCCGTCGCCGCGCGGCCGAAGCGCTGCAGAGCCTCGCCGACGACTGA